TTCTAATAATTTACCAATCTCTTCTTGTTGCTCTTCTGTAAACTCTTGTGGATTGTTTGAAATTCTTTTTAATTCAGCTTTTTTAAGCTCAATTTCTAACTCTTCAAATTTAGTATTCATATTTCCAAAGTCAGTATAATTTGCAATTGCAATACATAAACCATCTTCTTCTTCAATCTCTTCTAATCCAGCATCAATTAGTTCAAGTTCTAGCTCTTCTAATTCCATCTCTGGTTTATCAAATTCAAAAATAGCTTTTCTATCAAACATAAACTCTAAAGAACCAGTAGGAACAACTTGTCCTCCATTTTTATTAAAATGCATTTTAACATTTGCTACGGTTCTTGTATTATTATCAGTTGCACACTCAACAAAAATTAGAACACCATGAGGACCTTTCCCTTCAAAATTTACATCAACATAGTTTGTCGCATCTTTTCCTGTTGCTCTTTTAATAGCTGCATCAATATTTGCTTTTGGTAAGTTTTGTGCTTTAGCATTTAGTATTGCAGTTCTTAAAACAGGATTCATGTCAGGGTCACCACCACCAGCTTTTGCTGCAATTTCAATTGCTTTTGCTAGTTTTGGGAAAACTCTTGACATATTTCCCCATCTTTTCATTTTTGCTGCTTTTCTATACTCAAAGGCTCTACCCATAAAAAACTCCATAAACTTTTTTAATTTTCGCGTATTATACCCTTTTTGTTATAATAGCTTTATAAGATAGTAATAATATTTTTTTGCTAATATTCCTTTATGAAAAAAATCCTAATACTTTTATTTATTATTAATCAATTAATTTTTGCACTTGATATCTCATCTCAAAAAATAAAAAATGCAAATACTCTGTTTTTAAAACTTGAAGAGAAAAATATCAAAAATCCAAAATTAACAATTGATTCACACAACATTGACTTTTTTGAAATACCAAATAAAAAAGATAGCTATTATGCTTTAGTACCAATCTCTTATTATAAAGAGTTTGATAAGTACAAGATAATAGTTTCATATATAAAGAACAATAAAAAAGTTTTTAAAGGTATTAATATTGAAGTAATTGATGGAAACTATAAAAGTGAAATTATCAAAGTAACAGATAACTCAAAAGTAACTTTAAATGATAAAAATAAGAAGCGTGTAGACAAAGAATACAAGCGAGCAATGAATATCTATAATAAAACTACCCCAAAATTATATATAAAAGATGATTTTATTTATCCTATAAATAGTAAAATTACTAGTGATTTTGGTAAAAAAAGAGTCTATAATGGAACTTTAAAATCTTATCATAGTGGTACTGATTTTAGAGCAAAAAATGGAACAATTATTAAAGCTATAAATAATGGAAAAATAGTGATTGCAGAAGATAGGTTTTATGCAGGAAAATCTATTGTTATAGATCATGGACAAGGAATTTATAGTGGTTACTATCATTTAAGTAAAAAGAACTTTAAAGTAGGTGACTTTGTAAAGAAAGGCGATATTATCGGCTTAAGCGGTAGTACAGGAAGAATAACAGGTCCACATTTACACTTCTCTTTCAGAATTCATGGTATCCTAGTAGATCCGCTACAAGCCATTGAGTTATTAAATAATAATCTATAGTATTAAGCTACTTTTATAATATTATTTGCTATCCTAAATTCTTTTACACACACAAGGAAAAGTTAAAATGAGAAAACTGGTTGTTCTTTTTTTGATGCTTACAAGCATTTGTTTTGCACAAGAAATAGAAAAAGATGATTTTAGTAATGAATTTAGTACAAAGACTGAAAGTTTTGATCCTCTTTCAGGATACAATCGTTCTATGACTTCATTTAATCATTATGTTTATTTAAACATTGTAGCACCAACTGCAAAAGGATATGCAAAGGTTGTTCCTGAAGTAGCGAGAACAGGTATTTCAAACTTCATTGATAATATCACTTTCCCTATTAGGTTTGTTAATAATCTTCTTCAATTGAAATTCGCATATGCATTTGAAGAGTTAGGTAGATTTACAATTAATTCTACTTTTGGACTTGCAGGATTGATGGATCCCGCAACAAAAATGGATTTAGAAAAAAGAGATGAAGACTTTGGTCAAACTCTTGCTTTTTATGGAATAGGAGAAGGTTTTCATATTGTATTACCATTTTTTGGACCATCAAACTTAAGAGACAGTATTGGTCTTGTTGCGGATGGTTATATAAGTCCTTTAACAGACATGAGTTCTTATGGATATAAAATACCTAATAATACAGAGAAAACAGTAGCAATTCAAGCAATTAAATTTGTAAATCATTCATCATTAAATCAAGGTAAATATGAAGCCTTTACAAAAGATGCTATTGATTTATACTCTCTTCTAAAAGATGCTTATAATCAAAGAAGAGAAAAAGAGATTAAGGAATAATTATGTTAAAAAAATATTTTATACTTCTTTTAGTTTCTACAACTCTACTATTTGCAGTAAAGAAAGAGAATATTGAACCTTTTATGGTAGAAAAAGTAAATAGTGTATTATCAATTTTAAAAAATAAAGAGTTAAAAAAAGAAGAAAAATCATCTAAAATTATCTCAATTATGGACCCAGTTTTTGACTACACACTAATGGCTAGATTATCGTTAGGAAAAGAATGGAATTCATTATCAAGTGAAAAACAAAAAGAGTTTTCTTTTTTATTTACAGAAGTTTTAAAAAAATCTTATTTAAATAAACTTGATTTATATACAGACCAAAAAGTTAAATTCTTAGGAACTCAAGAGCCAAAGAAAAATAGATTGGTAGTAAATACTACGTTAATTGGTGAGAAAGACAACTTTGACATTGATTATAAATTTTATCAAAAAACAGAAGATGAATGGAAAATTTATGATATCAACTTAGTTGGAGTAAGTATTATTCAAACATATAGACAACAATTTGCAGGATTTTTAAAAGATAAATCTTTTGATGAATTACTAAAAAATTTAGATACAAAAAAATAGTTAAGATATGACAAAAAAGATTTTCGACTTAACTGTTATTAAGCACCCTTTTAAAACAGTTTTTATTCTTCTTTTAGGAGTAATATTTTTAGGATATTACTCTACAAAGTTAGAAATTGATGCCTCTTCTGAAACTCTATTATTAGATAATGACAAAGATTTACAATTTGCAAGAAAAGTTTCTAAACTTTACTATAATCCAGACTTTTTACTTATTACTTACTCTCCTAAAGAGGATTTATTATCAGAAGAATCATTAAAAACTTTAAAGAAATTATCTGATGAATTAGTAAAATTAGAAAATATTGACTCAGTTACTTCTATTTTAAATGTTCCTTTACTTCAATCTCCAGTTCAAAAACTATCAAAGCTAGTTGATAATGTAAGAACTTTAGAAAAAAGTAATCCAAATAAAGAGTTAGTGAAAAAAGAGTTTTTAGAATCAGAAATATATAAAAATGCTTTAGTTAGTGCTGATTTTAAGACAACTGCTTTAGTTTTAAATTTAAAAGAAAATAAAGAGTATTTTAACTTTATTGATAAAAGAAAAGAGCTTTTAGATAAAAAAAGAGCTAACACTATCTCAAAAGAAGAATTAATAAAACTAAATCAAATCCAGATTGACTTTAAAAAGTTTAGAGATATTCAAAGAGCAGAAAACAGTCAAACAATTTCAGAAATAAGAGATATCATATCAAAATATCAAAATGAAGCTTCACTCTTTTTAGGTGGAGTAAATATGATTGCTGATGATATTATCACTTTTGTTAAAAACGATTTAGTGATTTATGGTTCAACTTTAATTTTACTGCTTATTTTTATTTTATGGATTATTTTCAAACAAAGTATTTGGATTACTCTTCCTTTATTGATTTGTATTTTATCTGTAGTTTCAACAGCAGGTGCTTTAGGTTTCTTTGCTTGGGAAGTTACAGTTATTTCATCTAACTTTATTGCTTTACAATTAATTATTACTATCTCTATTGTTTTACACTTAATTGTAAGATATAGAGAACTTAGTTCTAAATATAAACACGCTTCTCAATATAAACTTGTAATAAATACTATTCTTTCAAAACTAAACCCCTCTTTCTTTGCTATTATTACTACAATTGCAGGATTTGGTTCTTTAGTTTTATCAGGAATTCAGCCAGTTAAAAACCTTGGTTGGATGATGAGTACAGGAATTGCTATCTCTTTATTAATTGCCTTTATTGTTTTTCCTGCTATATTAATTCTTCTAAAAAGAGTTAATAGTACAAAAGAGTCTAACTTTAAATTAAATACTATTTCAATCTCTACATATTTAGTAGAAAATCATGGTAAAAAGATTATTCTAGGTAGTATTCTTGTTGTTATTTTTTCATTAACTGGTACTACAAAATTAATCGTTGAAAACAGTTTTATTAACTATTTTAAAGAATCTACTCAAATTTATAAAGGAATGAAAGTAATTGATGAAAATTTAGGAGGAACAACCCCTTTAGATGTTGTTCTTACTTTTAAAGAAGAGAAACAAAAGAAAAAACAAGAGAGTGGTTTTGACTCTTTTGAAGATGAATTTGCAATAGATTCAAATGATAAACAATATTGGTTTACAAAAGATAAATTAGATGCTATTACAAGAGTACATGACTATTTAGAGACAATTGATGAGATAGGAAAAGTACAATCATTAGCAACTTTAACTAAAGTAGGAAAACTATTAAATGAAGATAAAGAGTTAGATAGTTTTACCCTTGCTTTATTATATAATAAATTACCACCAGAGTATAAAAAAATCATTTTAAGCCCATATATAAATATTGAAAATAATCAAGCAAGAATCACTACAAGAATAATTGATTCAAATCCAGAGTTAAGAAGAGATGAACTTTTAAAAAAAATAAACTCTGAGCTACCTAAAGTTATTAATAGTTCAAATATTGAATTTAGATTATCAAATCTAATGGTTTTATATAATAATATGCTTCAATCACTATTTGATTCACAAATAAAAACTCTTGGTTTTGTTGTAGTTATTCTATTTATTATGTTTTTAATTCTATTTAGGTCTGTATTAATTGCAACAATTGCAATACTTGTAAATATTGTACCTATTTCAATTATCTTTGGGATTATGGGCTGGTTAAATATTCCACTTGATATTATGACTATAACTATTGCAGCTATCTCTATTGGAATTGGAGTTGATGATACAATTCACTATATTCACAGATTCCATGAAGAGTATAAAAAAGACCATAATTATTTAGAAGCAATGAAAAGAAGTCATGAAAGTATAGGATATGCAATGACTTATACCTCATTAGTAGTAATTGTTGGTTTCTCTATTTTAGTTTTATCAAATTTAATTCCAACTATTTATTTTGGACTACTAACAGTAATTGTTATGGCAACAATGTTAAGCTCTGCCCTACTTTTACTTCCTAAATTATTAATCTTATTAAAACCATATGGAGATAAAAAGATGAGGACTTTAAAAATATGAATATAGCAATATATTGTGGCTCAAGTTTTGGGAAAAATGAGATTTATAAAACAACTGCTTTAAATATGGTTGATTTTTTAGCAAAGAAGTCTTGTTCTATTGTATATGGAGGAAGTAAAGCAGGATTAATGGGTGTTATCTCTAATTATGCCCTAGAGAAAGATATTCCTGTTTATGGAGTTATAACTCATGATTTGGCAAATAAAGAACTAGAGAATGAAAAACTTTCTAATATTATTAAAGTAGATAGTATTAGAGAAAGAAAAGCAAAGATGGAAGAACTTTCTGATGCTTTTATTGCATATCCAGGTGGTTGTGGAACATTAGAGGAGATTTCAGAGATACTTACTTCTATTCAAGTAGGTTATTCTAATAAACCTTGTGCTTTTTATAATGTAAATGGCTATTATGATAAATTGATTGGATTTTTAAATACAGCAGTAAATGAAGGCTTTATGCTAAAGGAACATTTAGATTCAATTATTGTTAGTGATGATATTGAAAAGATATATACAAACTTCAAAAACTATACTCCACCAAAGAATAAATGGGAGATTTTAAAGGCATTAACCAACTGTTAATTTTTTGTTACTATTCAATTAATTGTTAACTATTATAATTTTATTAAGCGATGAGTAACCGCGAACTTACTCAGAGCATTTTTGCGAACAAACAATCTCCTTTATAAAAAGCAGAGCTTCTCCTTGCTCTGCTTTTTTTTTAATATAAATATGATTATCACATATGCTACACATTAGTATGTTATAATTGTAAAATTCAAAAAATTTTAAGGCTATATAAATTAATGAAAAAACTTGATAATATTCAAAGAGATTTACTTCTTACAAATCTTGATGAAGATGGTAAACTTTCATGCTTAAAAGCATTTAAAGTTGCTAGACTTATAGGTATGAAGCCAAAAGACATGGCAGAAATAACAAGATCAATGAATATTAAAATTACTAACTGTGAACTTGGTGTTTTTGGTAAACTAAACTTCTCAGAGCTAGATGATAACATCTATGATAAACTCTCTAAAAATTTTGCCCAAGATAAAAAAATTGATTGTGAAGTAGCTTGGTATACAGCAAGAGATAAAGGTTCAAGTTTAAGAAAAGTTGGTTCAACAATTAATAACTCAGATATAAAAGTAAGACATTGTCAACTTGGATGTTTTTATGATGAAGAGTTTGAAAAATATGATGATAAATGAAAAAATTTATTTTATTTGACAATGATGGAGTTTTAGTAGAAACAGAAAAGTGGTATTATGAAGCCAATGTAAAGGCTTTAAAAGAGCTAAATATTCATCTTGAACTAAATAGATATCTTCAAATTATGGCAAGAGGTGGAACTGCATGGGAACTTGCTTTTGAAGAAGGAGTTTCAAAAGAGCTTGTAAACAAACAAAGAGAAAAAAGAGACCTTTTTTATCAAGACTTCCTACAAACAAAAAATATCGAAATAAAAGGGGTTAAAACTCTTTTAGAAGAACTTTCAAAATCTTATAGAATGGCAATTATTACAACATCAAGAAGAGTTGACTTTGAATTAATTCATAAAAATAGAGGTATCGTTGATTTTATGGATTTTTCTTTATGTGTTGAAGAGTATGTAAAGGCTAAACCAGCACCAGACCCCTATCTTGCAGGACTAAAAAGATTTAATGCAAAAAAAGAAGAGGCAATAGTTGTTGAAGATTCTCAAAGAGGTTTAAGTTCTGCTTTTAATGCAGGAATTGAATGTGTAATAGTTCATAATGAATTTACAAAAACTCATGATTTTACAAATGCAAGTTATCATATAAAAAAACTTGAAGAGTTAAAAGAGCTCTTATCTACTCTTTAGATACTCTTTTAACCTATTAATTCCCTCTTTCATATGCTCTATATCTCTTGTATAGGCAAATCTCAGATACTTATTTGTTTCATTTTTACCAAAATCTTTACCAGGTGTTGTAGCAAGATGAATATTCTCTAAAAGCTCTTTAGCAAAAGCAAAACTATCATCTGTATATTTTGAAACATCAACCCAAAGATAAAAAGCTCCATCAGGTTTTGCATCAACACTAAAAATCTCATTTAGTTCTGTATATAAATAATCTCTTCTTGCTTTAAACTTATTTTTTATCTGCTCTAAATATTCATAATCAAATGCTTCTAAAGCAGCATATTGAGATAAAGTAGGAGCTGAAATAAATATATTTTGTGCAATAATCTCTGCTTCTCTTACTAAATTTTTAGGAACTACTATCCATCCTAGCCTTAAACCTGGCATACAATAATACTTTGAAAAACCATTAATAACAAAAACATTTTCACTAAATTCTAAAGCAGTTGCTGCTTCTTTTTCATAAATAAGTCCATGATAAAGCTCATCAGAAATAAAATGAATCTTATTTTCTTCACAATAATTAATTAACTCTTTTAAATTTTCATTTGAATAGATATTTCCGGTAGGATTAGAAGGTGAAGAGATTTGTAAAGCATCTAACTTGTGTTTTTTTAGATGTTCTACTTTTAATTCATAATCACACTCTTTATTAATATTCATAAAAATAGGTTCAATATCTAGCATATTTGCAAAGTTCTTATAACAAGGATAAGAAGGGTCACTAAGTCCTAATTTACCATTATGTTTTAACGTTAATGTATAAGCAATTAAAAAAGCACCCGAAGTTCCTGGAGTCAATAAAATTTGAGATTCATCAATATTTACACCATACTCTTTTTTATAATGTTTTGCAATTTTCTCTCTTAGTTCAAAAAGACCTAAACTCTCAGTATAAGAAAACTTATTTTCATCAACAGCTTTTTTAAGAGCCTCTTTTACCTTTTCATTTGGAGTTAAATCTGGTTGCCCTATTTCAAAATGTATAGTATCTTCATATTTTTGTGCTTCTCTTACTATATCCATAACAATAAAAGAATTCATATTTTCATATCTCATAAGTAATCCTAATAATTAAAAAGTGGATTATACTATAAATGAAGTTAGATTTATAAAATAATGAGAGCAAGCATTAGCGAAGGAGAAGAATAAAAAATGTCGCTCTCATTAAGTTTTGGCTGTGTAGTTTACATCAAAATTTTTTAATGTATTGAAATCTTATCAAACTACTCTTAACTAAAAAACAGAGTTTAAAACAAATAGGAGTATTTTAGTCTTATTTAAGTTTTAATCTTCTTTTAACAAATTATGAGAATTCTTTAGATACTATTTCAAGACTATTATAAGGATTAACATGCAATATTTTGGAACACTTGAAACTAAGTATGAAGAGGTGTTTTTAACATCTAGTTATTTATACTTTAATAAAGAAAATGAAGAGATTGATGCCAAACAATTAAAACAATTAATAAAAACAACTAAAGATAAAAAGAAAAATATTATTGGTACTATAATTTTATATAACCCAGTAGTTACTCCTATTGGCTATGATTCAAATAAGTATTTACTTGATCAAGACTTTGATAAATTTGATGAAATGATTGAATTAAAATGTGAGAACTATATTACTTTATTTAAACATGCAATGCAAGGTAAGTTTGATGGTAAACTTGTTGAAATAATTAACCTATTTAATCTTGTAGAAAAAAATATTGATGCTTCATCACTATTAATGAAGTTTGATAGTGATTTAGAAATTTATTATTCTCAACAAAACACTGAATTTGATAGAGATATCATGTATTTAGATTGTAAAAATATTATTCCAAAAGGAAAATTTGTATTTTTTGCTTGGGGAGAAAAAGTAAATCCTAAAGAGTTTATCTATATTAATAACTATGCACAAACTATTTTTAGAAGATGTAAAGATGAACTAAACAAAAATGTTGCTTTTGCTTATAAAAGAGAAAAAACTTTACAATGGTCTGAAGACTTTATCCAATTTGCTTCACCAATGCAAGCTTCAAAGTTTAAAGGCTCTATTGAAAAAGCAATAAAAAAATCCTTTGAAAGCTTTCCTCCTATTAGTGAGCCTTATAATTAAAACATAAATATTCATTGACTTTATTTTTTTTGTTTGATATTATAGTAATACTAATTGTTACTTCAAGAGGGAGAAGAAAATGAATGTCTATGAATATGCAATGAAGGTAGAAAAAGAGGGAGAAGCCTACTATAGAGAGATGGCTGAAATATCACCTAATGCAGGTTTAAAAAGAATATTTACTATGCTTGCAGATGAAGAAGTAAAACACTACAATGTTTTTAAAAGCATGATGAAAAAAGAAAAATTAGATTTAGAAAATCTAAACTTACTTACTGATACTGATACTATCTTTGCAACTCTTTCAAAAGAGAAAGATAATGTAGCTTTTGATGAGAAACAGATAAACTACTATAAAGATGCAATTTCTAGAGAAGAAAACTCTCATAATTTTTATATTGAAAAATCAAAAGATATTGATGATGAGAATGAAAGACAGATTTTTCTAGAAATAGCTCATGAAGAGGTTAAACACAAAAAAATACTTGAAGAGATTGTTCATTTTCTTGAAGAACCAGAAAACTGGGTTGCTAGTGCAGAGTTTTAATTAAAAAGAGGCTAGCCTTTGAATTAAGGCTTTAGCTTCTTTCTCTGTAAAAAAAATATTATTGTGTAACTGATTACTTGCTTTCTTTAAATACTCGATTTTCTTAGTTGTTAATAATGAAGAATCATTTTTATATTTTTCAATAATTTCTAGCATCTCATCTTCATATTTTTGAATTAATTCCTCTTTTTTTAAAGCTGATGAACGATACTCTTTATTTTTTGTTTTATCAGCAAAAAAGAAGAATAAAAAAGCAAATAAAGCTACAATTAGTACAAATAAAAGAAGTTCCAAATTAGACCTTAATCAACTCTTGGCTGAACTACTGGTTTTTCTTTCTTTTTAGAACTTGACTGATTAAAAGATTTTGCTTCAATTGCAATTGACTCTGCTCTTTTTGCAATCATTAAAGCCTCTTCAATCTTTTTATTATTTTCAATATCAGTTTTAATTCTATCAACTCTTTCAATTAAACTTCTAAACTCAGTATGTCCTAAAACTTCTAAAACACCAGGAGATTTTGATACAAATTCAATATGCTCTTTATCTCTCCAATTTGTAGTTAAAGAGTTATCTATATAATCTTTGTACTCATTTTCAATTTTAGTAGGATTTGCAATAAAAGCTAAATCTAAATTTAAATCCTCTTTTTTATTGAATAGTTGATTATAAAGCTGTTGTAAATAAAAACTATTTTTTAAACTTTTAATATATTCATATACTCTATTTTTTTCATCTTTATTATATAAATACTCTAAGATATTGATTGATACCTCATCTTCACCAGAAGAGAATATCTTTTCAATTTTTTCATTACAATAATCAAAGATTTGATTAGAGTTCTCTTTATCTAATTTCTCTATAAATTTAAATAATTCTAAATTATATGAAAAACTAAACTTACTTAAATTTGCAAAAAATTTATCTAGGATTTGCCAAGGTGAGTTTTGCTTATTTGCATATTTAATAATTGAGTTTACATTTTCTACTTCTTCACAAGTAAAATATGTTGAATTAAAATATTCTTCTATCTCTTTATTTAAGTCAGTACTTAAAAGAGAAGAAGCTTTTTCTTTAAAATACGAACTAAGCTTATCATTGTTATATTTTTTTGAATTAGAAGATAAAGAGTCAAATCTTTTACTTATAATTTGATACTTCTCTATCTTTTCTTTTATAGAAAAAGATGATAAAACTTTTAAAGTTTTATAAAAAAGTTTCTCTTTATTCTCATCAAGTGAGTTTGCAATACGAACTCCTCTTTTTGGTAATTCATTTACAAAAAGTACTAATTTAGCATTTAAGTCATTGAAATTTTTAATTTCATCAATTTTTGAAAGTTCTTTTAAAACAAGTGAACGTTTTATACTATTATTTATAAAAAAATATGCAAGTGCTACTAAAACTAGTAGCCCTGCAATAATTATTAAAGTCTCATTTGGTGCTTGTTTATAAATTTGAAATAAATTATAGTTAGATTCTTTTGCAATAGTTAAAAAATCATTCATAATAAACTATCCTTTAAGTGTAAAAAATAGTTATTAGTATACTAAAATAAACCTCATAAACTATTTACTAAGATAGTTTTCTAAGTCCTTTTCTCCAACTTCTCCAACATATTTCTTTAAAAATCTTCCATCTTTTCCATAAAGAAAAGATTCTGGTATTTTATTAACATCATCAAAAGCTTTTGCCATTCTAAAGTTTTCTTCACCTACTGTAATAGGAAATTTAATATTATGTTTTTCCATAAAAGCTGCTAACTCTTGAGCATCTTTATCTCTTTCAAATAAAATCCCTATTAGCTCAAACTTATCTTTATATTTTTCATACATTTTATTAAATACAGGCATCTCTTTTATACAAGGAGGACACCAAGTTGCCCAAAAATTAAGTAAAACATACTTTCCTTTTAACTCTTCTGATGTTAAAACATCATTTTCAACTTTTAAAGTAATAACTCTACCATCTGTTGTTTTTAAGTTATATGTCTTATTACTCTGTTTTTTTAGCTCTTCAAAATTTGTGTTATTTTCTACTACTGTTGCTGCTTCATCATTTGAGTTACAACCAGTAAATAAGAAAACCGCTAACAATGAAATAAAAACTAAAGATAATTTTTTTATCATATTTTTTCCTTTTATGATTTGATTTTTTTCTGTCCACTTATTAATAATATTGCAATTAAAACATAAGCAGCAAGTGATAAAAATGGAATATTAATAAATCCTAGATATTCAAAATATTCTGTTGAACAAGGAACTCCTTGTTTACAAGGAACTGCACTTTCTGGAATAATACCCCACATTAATAGATTATGATAAATTGCAAAAAGTAAACCTACTACAACAAGTGGAGCTGAATATTTAAATAACTTATCATCTGGATATAACAGATTAAGTAAAAATATTAAAACTAAAGGATACATAAAAATCCTTTGATACCAACACATACTACAAGGAATAAACTCCATTACCTCACTAAAAAAAAGTGATCCCAAAGTAGCAAGCGAAGCTATAATAAACATCGCAAGTACAAAATTTGAATTAATTGTTTTCATTCTAACTAAACGTCCTATTTTTTCTTTTATTTTATAATTTTCTTGTGTAAAGTCTGTGTAAATAAAGCCTTATTATAGAAAATACTTTTTTATGATGTTCTTATAGAAGTAGCAGTAAGTAAAGTATAATATTTACCTGTAAGTGTTACTCTAAACTTTTTTTGTTGCAAATACTTTTTACAAAAGAAAGCATCTTTATATAATAATGATTGTTCGCAAAAACTATAATTTGGAGCTTTTGCACCATATATAACCTCTCCTCCAACCCATCTACAATTAGGAAAAC
This sequence is a window from Halarcobacter bivalviorum. Protein-coding genes within it:
- a CDS encoding pyridoxal phosphate-dependent aminotransferase; translation: MRYENMNSFIVMDIVREAQKYEDTIHFEIGQPDLTPNEKVKEALKKAVDENKFSYTESLGLFELREKIAKHYKKEYGVNIDESQILLTPGTSGAFLIAYTLTLKHNGKLGLSDPSYPCYKNFANMLDIEPIFMNINKECDYELKVEHLKKHKLDALQISSPSNPTGNIYSNENLKELINYCEENKIHFISDELYHGLIYEKEAATALEFSENVFVINGFSKYYCMPGLRLGWIVVPKNLVREAEIIAQNIFISAPTLSQYAALEAFDYEYLEQIKNKFKARRDYLYTELNEIFSVDAKPDGAFYLWVDVSKYTDDSFAFAKELLENIHLATTPGKDFGKNETNKYLRFAYTRDIEHMKEGINRLKEYLKSR
- a CDS encoding ferritin family protein, producing the protein MNVYEYAMKVEKEGEAYYREMAEISPNAGLKRIFTMLADEEVKHYNVFKSMMKKEKLDLENLNLLTDTDTIFATLSKEKDNVAFDEKQINYYKDAISREENSHNFYIEKSKDIDDENERQIFLEIAHEEVKHKKILEEIVHFLEEPENWVASAEF
- a CDS encoding TlpA family protein disulfide reductase, which encodes MIKKLSLVFISLLAVFLFTGCNSNDEAATVVENNTNFEELKKQSNKTYNLKTTDGRVITLKVENDVLTSEELKGKYVLLNFWATWCPPCIKEMPVFNKMYEKYKDKFELIGILFERDKDAQELAAFMEKHNIKFPITVGEENFRMAKAFDDVNKIPESFLYGKDGRFLKKYVGEVGEKDLENYLSK
- a CDS encoding disulfide bond formation protein B; amino-acid sequence: MKTINSNFVLAMFIIASLATLGSLFFSEVMEFIPCSMCWYQRIFMYPLVLIFLLNLLYPDDKLFKYSAPLVVVGLLFAIYHNLLMWGIIPESAVPCKQGVPCSTEYFEYLGFINIPFLSLAAYVLIAILLISGQKKIKS